Proteins from a genomic interval of Aureimonas sp. AU20:
- the rsgA gene encoding ribosome small subunit-dependent GTPase A yields the protein MSAPTQSAGHDPLIALGWSAFFAEQITSGDAGLEPARIARVHRSRLTALSAHGPVEPVLGPDVNTSHFAVGDFVLVDPVTARLHRRLERRSVIERRVSGSVVPQLGGANIDTLLIVTSCNLDFSPARLERYLAWANQAGIEPVIVLTKADLAEDLASYEDGARALQRGLDVVVVHPKAAQSVAALARWCGSGRTVALVGSSGVGKSTLVNTLVGATEEPPQETGSIREQDAKGRHTTTARSLHPILGGGWVIDTPGIRTLQVSDLADGLDVLFAEITELAARCRFRDCTHEHEPGCAVRAAVTEGTVDPQRLERWRLLQNENAQNDRTKTRAAGGPVGGGRGKRR from the coding sequence TTGAGCGCGCCGACGCAATCCGCCGGGCATGACCCCCTCATCGCGCTGGGTTGGAGCGCATTCTTTGCTGAGCAGATCACGTCAGGCGATGCGGGGCTCGAGCCGGCTCGCATCGCTCGGGTCCACCGCTCGCGCCTGACCGCCCTGTCCGCGCATGGGCCAGTCGAGCCGGTGCTTGGACCAGACGTCAACACCAGCCATTTCGCCGTGGGGGACTTCGTTCTTGTCGATCCCGTTACGGCGCGTCTCCACCGTCGCCTCGAACGCCGGTCCGTGATCGAGCGTCGCGTTTCGGGCAGCGTCGTCCCTCAGCTGGGCGGGGCGAACATCGACACGCTCCTCATCGTGACATCGTGCAACCTGGACTTTAGTCCGGCGCGGCTCGAGCGGTATCTCGCTTGGGCCAATCAAGCCGGCATCGAGCCGGTGATCGTGTTGACCAAAGCCGATTTGGCCGAGGACCTCGCGTCCTACGAAGACGGGGCCCGTGCCCTGCAGCGCGGGCTCGACGTGGTGGTGGTCCACCCCAAGGCGGCACAGTCCGTCGCCGCGCTCGCACGCTGGTGCGGGAGCGGGCGAACGGTCGCCCTGGTCGGCTCGTCGGGCGTCGGCAAATCGACGCTGGTGAACACGCTGGTCGGCGCGACCGAGGAACCGCCACAAGAAACCGGGTCCATCCGCGAACAGGACGCCAAGGGGCGTCACACCACGACAGCCCGCTCGCTCCACCCCATCCTGGGAGGAGGCTGGGTCATCGACACGCCCGGCATCCGCACCTTGCAAGTCAGCGACCTCGCCGACGGGCTGGACGTTCTGTTCGCCGAGATCACGGAACTTGCGGCCCGCTGCCGCTTCCGCGACTGCACCCATGAGCATGAACCCGGATGCGCGGTGCGCGCGGCCGTGACGGAGGGCACCGTCGATCCTCAGCGCCTGGAACGCTGGCGTCTTCTCCAGAACGAGAACGCGCAGAACGACCGGACCAAGACCCGAGCGGCAGGCGGTCCGGTCGGCGGGGGCCGCGGCAAGCGACGCTGA